One Mercenaria mercenaria strain notata chromosome 12, MADL_Memer_1, whole genome shotgun sequence DNA segment encodes these proteins:
- the LOC123534776 gene encoding T-box transcription factor TBX20-like isoform X1 — protein MLLLQGNNYSGSGTGGNPNTYGTSSSHSSSHMYEEDLISRGARGFPLGHGMLPAPQAYSFGFPVHPAHDPMGLSSFGQSQQFGGYPSFSSHSDHKRMLGGTQVEAMDKNLKITLENRDLWSKFSSLGTEMIITKTGRRMFPTLKVSLEGLDPHSKYILLVDIVPLDDCRYKYHNSEWVVTGKAEPHMPGRLYIHPDSPASGSHWLKQPVTFHKLKLTNNNLDQNGHIILNSMHKYQPRVHIVQANDIFSMRWTSFNTYAFEETTFIAVTAYQNEQITQLKIDHNPFAKGFRDNGMGRRCVLDHRLTLKRPSDESLIDYEKEDGHFSKKQKHEEDNLDLKPAHKNEIKDESDTLNKSDRSTEDLPEGEMNQCTVNKSGSSGGMHLPLVKAKSPPLPPAQSGSQGVCSYSSSLSNSALSKSYGTSCMGGLNGVNNDQSYYPHHSPADRSNSSSFLPVTTSPNLLQPQSAVSSSLSLHSLSMNQMQQCRLPGTTLANTDCALRQSSHLSSTSSYGLRASPTPQHPSLPSCTYMQTTQGSGYSSHLTPNVHMMNMNFQGPMA, from the exons ATGCTGCTCTTACAGGGAAATAACTACAGTGGCAGTGGCACGGGAGGTAACCCTAACACGTACGGCACGAGCTCAAGTCATTCTAGCAGTCACATGTACGAGGAAGACCTGATATCACGTGGGGCACGTGGCTTTCCGTTAGGACACGGAATGTTGCCCGCACCACAGGCTTACTCCTTCGGGTTCCCTGTCCATCCGGCGCATGATCCCATGGGACTGTCTTCAT TCGGTCAGTCACAGCAGTTCGGAGGTTATCCGTCATTTTCGAGTCATTCCGATCACAAGAGGATGTTGGGTGGCACCCAAGTCGAGGCTATGGACAAGAACCtcaagataacattagaaaatcgTGACCTCTGGTCAAAGTTCAGCTCACTTGGAACGGAAATGATCATTACAAAAACAGGACG ACGAATGTTCCCTACCTTAAAGGTCAGTCTTGAAGGTTTGGACCCACACTCAAAATATATTCTGCTTGTGGATATTGTGCCGCTGGATGACTGTAGATACAAGTACCATAACTCGGAGTGGGTGGTCACAGGCAAGGCAGAGCCTCACATGCCCGGTCGACTTTACATCCACCCAGACAGTCCAGCTTCCGGCTCACACTGGCTCAAACAACCGGTTACATTCCACAAACTGAAGTTGACGAACAACAACCTGGATCAGAACGGACAT attatattaaatTCAATGCACAAGTATCAACCCCGTGTTCATATAGTACAGGCGAATGATATATTCAGCATGAGGTGGACCTCCTTCAACACTTATGCGTTCGAGGAGACAACATTTATTGCCGTGACAGCATACCAGAATGAACAG ATAACCCAACTGAAAATTGACCATAACCCCTTTGCCAAAGGTTTTCGGGACAATGGAATGGGTCGCAGGTGCGTGTT AGACCACAGGCTAACACTGAAAAGACCCTCAGATGAAAGCTTGATAGATTACGAAAAAG AGGACGGGCATTTCTCTAAGAAACAGAAGCACGAAGAAGACAATCTTGATCTGAAACCAGCACATAAAAACGAAATCAAAGACGAATCTGACACATTGAACAAATCAGACCGTTCAACAGAGGACTTACCTGAAGGAGAAATGAACCAGTGCACCGTCAACAAATCAGGGTCGTCTGGAGGCATGCATCTCCCGCTGGTAAAGGCCAAGTCCCCACCGTTACCACCAGCACAAAGTGGAAGCCAAGGTGTCTGCAGTTACAGCAGTTCTTTGTCTAACAGTGCGTTAAGCAAAAGCTATGGTACCTCTTGTATGGGTGGACTTAATGGTGTAAACAACGATCAGTCGTATTATCCTCATCATTCTCCAGCAGACCGATCAAATAGTTCCTCATTTTTGCCGGTGACAACGTCACCAAACTTATTACAGCCACAGTCAGCAGTATCCTCTAGTCTAAGTCTTCACTCGTTGTCCATGAATCAAATGCAACAATGTAGACTACCAGGAACCACATTAGCAAACACAGATTGTGCTCTGCGACAAAGTTCACATTTGTCCTCTACCTCTAGTTATGGACTTCGGGCTTCGCCGACCCCGCAACACCCATCGCTACCCTCATGCACGTATATGCAGACCACACAGGGTTCTGGCTATTCATCACATCTTACCCCAAATGTACACATGATGAATATGAACTTTCAAGGACCTATGGCGTAA
- the LOC123534776 gene encoding T-box transcription factor TBX20-like isoform X2, translating to MLLLQGNNYSGSGTGGNPNTYGTSSSHSSSHMYEEDLISRGARGFPLGHGMLPAPQAYSFGFPVHPAHDPMGLSSFGQSQQFGGYPSFSSHSDHKRMLGGTQVEAMDKNLKITLENRDLWSKFSSLGTEMIITKTGRRMFPTLKVSLEGLDPHSKYILLVDIVPLDDCRYKYHNSEWVVTGKAEPHMPGRLYIHPDSPASGSHWLKQPVTFHKLKLTNNNLDQNGHIILNSMHKYQPRVHIVQANDIFSMRWTSFNTYAFEETTFIAVTAYQNEQITQLKIDHNPFAKGFRDNGMGRRDHRLTLKRPSDESLIDYEKEDGHFSKKQKHEEDNLDLKPAHKNEIKDESDTLNKSDRSTEDLPEGEMNQCTVNKSGSSGGMHLPLVKAKSPPLPPAQSGSQGVCSYSSSLSNSALSKSYGTSCMGGLNGVNNDQSYYPHHSPADRSNSSSFLPVTTSPNLLQPQSAVSSSLSLHSLSMNQMQQCRLPGTTLANTDCALRQSSHLSSTSSYGLRASPTPQHPSLPSCTYMQTTQGSGYSSHLTPNVHMMNMNFQGPMA from the exons ATGCTGCTCTTACAGGGAAATAACTACAGTGGCAGTGGCACGGGAGGTAACCCTAACACGTACGGCACGAGCTCAAGTCATTCTAGCAGTCACATGTACGAGGAAGACCTGATATCACGTGGGGCACGTGGCTTTCCGTTAGGACACGGAATGTTGCCCGCACCACAGGCTTACTCCTTCGGGTTCCCTGTCCATCCGGCGCATGATCCCATGGGACTGTCTTCAT TCGGTCAGTCACAGCAGTTCGGAGGTTATCCGTCATTTTCGAGTCATTCCGATCACAAGAGGATGTTGGGTGGCACCCAAGTCGAGGCTATGGACAAGAACCtcaagataacattagaaaatcgTGACCTCTGGTCAAAGTTCAGCTCACTTGGAACGGAAATGATCATTACAAAAACAGGACG ACGAATGTTCCCTACCTTAAAGGTCAGTCTTGAAGGTTTGGACCCACACTCAAAATATATTCTGCTTGTGGATATTGTGCCGCTGGATGACTGTAGATACAAGTACCATAACTCGGAGTGGGTGGTCACAGGCAAGGCAGAGCCTCACATGCCCGGTCGACTTTACATCCACCCAGACAGTCCAGCTTCCGGCTCACACTGGCTCAAACAACCGGTTACATTCCACAAACTGAAGTTGACGAACAACAACCTGGATCAGAACGGACAT attatattaaatTCAATGCACAAGTATCAACCCCGTGTTCATATAGTACAGGCGAATGATATATTCAGCATGAGGTGGACCTCCTTCAACACTTATGCGTTCGAGGAGACAACATTTATTGCCGTGACAGCATACCAGAATGAACAG ATAACCCAACTGAAAATTGACCATAACCCCTTTGCCAAAGGTTTTCGGGACAATGGAATGGGTCGCAG AGACCACAGGCTAACACTGAAAAGACCCTCAGATGAAAGCTTGATAGATTACGAAAAAG AGGACGGGCATTTCTCTAAGAAACAGAAGCACGAAGAAGACAATCTTGATCTGAAACCAGCACATAAAAACGAAATCAAAGACGAATCTGACACATTGAACAAATCAGACCGTTCAACAGAGGACTTACCTGAAGGAGAAATGAACCAGTGCACCGTCAACAAATCAGGGTCGTCTGGAGGCATGCATCTCCCGCTGGTAAAGGCCAAGTCCCCACCGTTACCACCAGCACAAAGTGGAAGCCAAGGTGTCTGCAGTTACAGCAGTTCTTTGTCTAACAGTGCGTTAAGCAAAAGCTATGGTACCTCTTGTATGGGTGGACTTAATGGTGTAAACAACGATCAGTCGTATTATCCTCATCATTCTCCAGCAGACCGATCAAATAGTTCCTCATTTTTGCCGGTGACAACGTCACCAAACTTATTACAGCCACAGTCAGCAGTATCCTCTAGTCTAAGTCTTCACTCGTTGTCCATGAATCAAATGCAACAATGTAGACTACCAGGAACCACATTAGCAAACACAGATTGTGCTCTGCGACAAAGTTCACATTTGTCCTCTACCTCTAGTTATGGACTTCGGGCTTCGCCGACCCCGCAACACCCATCGCTACCCTCATGCACGTATATGCAGACCACACAGGGTTCTGGCTATTCATCACATCTTACCCCAAATGTACACATGATGAATATGAACTTTCAAGGACCTATGGCGTAA